The proteins below are encoded in one region of Nocardioides marmorisolisilvae:
- a CDS encoding NAD(P)(+) transhydrogenase (Re/Si-specific) subunit beta produces MLPTWVQLVYLACAVCFILALKGLSGPKTARNGNLVGAVAAVVAVITPFVVKNPATGEHLHHVPLIVAAIVVGTIGGVYGAQKVQMTQMPQMVALFNGVGGGAAALVALLELHEHLAAHESENWFVWAATAFTIVVGAVSFAGSAVTFAKLQELMTSRPVTFPGLRYLFAITLAAAVVLSVRLVIVQSMWLGIVLGLIGLLFGLLLVLPVGGADVPIVISLLNAFTGLTVAAGGYVLSNTVLLVGGTLVGASGTFLTLLMANAMGRSVTNILFGALKGGSTLGGGEASDRPVKSLQPADAAILLGYAERVIIVPGYGLAVAQAQHSLRELVDVLGERGTTVDYAIHPVAGRMPGHMNVLLAEAQVPYEQLKEMDDINGDFKDADVVLVVGANDVVNPAAKTTPGAPIYGMPILHADEAKNIIFMKRSMRPGFAGIENELLFDEKTQLLFGDAKDTMGKLLNAVKAL; encoded by the coding sequence ATGCTGCCCACCTGGGTCCAACTCGTCTACCTCGCCTGCGCGGTCTGCTTCATCCTTGCGCTCAAGGGTCTTTCCGGACCGAAGACCGCGCGCAACGGCAACCTGGTCGGCGCCGTCGCTGCTGTGGTGGCGGTGATCACCCCGTTCGTGGTGAAGAACCCCGCTACCGGTGAGCACCTGCACCACGTCCCGCTCATCGTCGCCGCGATCGTGGTCGGCACCATCGGCGGCGTCTATGGCGCCCAGAAGGTGCAGATGACGCAGATGCCGCAGATGGTGGCGCTGTTCAACGGCGTCGGCGGTGGCGCGGCAGCACTCGTCGCCCTGCTCGAGCTGCATGAGCACCTGGCCGCCCATGAGAGCGAGAACTGGTTCGTGTGGGCGGCGACGGCCTTCACGATCGTCGTCGGCGCGGTCTCGTTCGCCGGCTCCGCGGTCACCTTCGCGAAGCTGCAGGAGCTGATGACCTCGCGGCCGGTCACCTTCCCCGGCCTGCGCTATCTCTTCGCGATCACGCTGGCCGCCGCGGTGGTGCTGTCGGTGCGGCTGGTCATCGTCCAATCCATGTGGCTCGGCATCGTGCTCGGGCTGATCGGCCTGCTCTTCGGCCTGCTGCTGGTCCTGCCGGTCGGCGGTGCCGACGTACCCATCGTCATCTCACTGCTCAACGCGTTCACCGGTCTGACCGTGGCCGCGGGCGGCTACGTGCTGTCCAACACCGTGCTCCTCGTCGGCGGCACCCTGGTCGGCGCGTCCGGAACCTTCCTGACCCTGCTGATGGCCAACGCGATGGGCCGCTCGGTCACCAACATCCTGTTCGGGGCGCTCAAGGGCGGCTCGACGCTGGGTGGCGGCGAGGCCTCGGACCGGCCGGTGAAGTCGCTGCAGCCGGCCGACGCGGCGATCCTGCTCGGGTACGCCGAGCGGGTCATCATCGTCCCCGGCTACGGGCTCGCGGTCGCGCAGGCGCAGCACTCGCTGCGTGAGCTGGTCGACGTGCTCGGCGAGCGCGGCACCACGGTCGACTATGCGATCCACCCGGTCGCGGGCCGGATGCCCGGACACATGAACGTGCTGCTCGCCGAGGCCCAGGTGCCCTACGAGCAGCTCAAGGAGATGGACGACATCAACGGCGACTTCAAGGACGCCGACGTGGTGCTCGTCGTGGGTGCCAACGACGTGGTCAACCCGGCTGCGAAGACGACCCCGGGCGCCCCGATCTACGGCATGCCGATCCTGCACGCCGACGAGGCGAAGAACATCATCTTCATGAAGCGCTCCATGCGTCCCGGGTTCGCCGGCATCGAGAACGAGCTGCTCTTCGACGAGAAGACCCAGCTG
- a CDS encoding NAD(P) transhydrogenase subunit alpha part 2 produces the protein MSVAVVWLTIFVLSVFVGIEVISKVSSTLHTPLMSGANAIHGIILLGAILVTGSTDNTAAVIVGVIAIVLASVNMVGGFVVTDRMLQMFTQRKKPAAKPASNDSAAGSKGASA, from the coding sequence GTGAGTGTCGCCGTCGTCTGGCTGACGATCTTCGTGCTCAGCGTGTTCGTCGGCATCGAGGTGATCTCGAAGGTGTCCTCGACGCTGCACACGCCGCTGATGTCCGGCGCCAACGCGATCCACGGCATCATCCTGCTCGGCGCGATCCTCGTCACCGGGAGCACCGACAACACCGCTGCGGTGATCGTCGGGGTGATCGCCATCGTGCTCGCCTCGGTGAACATGGTCGGCGGCTTCGTGGTCACCGACCGGATGCTGCAGATGTTCACCCAACGCAAGAAGCCGGCCGCGAAGCCTGCGTCGAACGACAGCGCGGCGGGCTCCAAGGGGGCGAGCGCCTGA